The Echinicola rosea genome has a segment encoding these proteins:
- a CDS encoding ferredoxin reductase domain-containing protein → MISNKEYLRISVKRESGNPAGKVSNYLHDEVKVGEIVNIGMPSGEFVLRQSDRPVLLIAGGVGITPLLPMYKCLAWSERNTVLIQCSPNSATVPFKEEIEAIKSPNVHHLTGYSEPLPGDDISDPDLFTGFLTRSILENFRPDGDLEVYFCGPKKFMQLVTQLLDEMNIQEKRRYFEFFGPAETLRNLERIS, encoded by the coding sequence ATGATTTCCAATAAAGAATATCTAAGGATAAGCGTAAAGCGGGAGTCCGGCAATCCTGCTGGCAAGGTATCCAATTACCTGCACGACGAGGTCAAAGTGGGGGAAATTGTAAATATCGGCATGCCGTCGGGAGAATTCGTCCTTCGTCAATCTGACCGTCCCGTCCTGTTGATTGCTGGCGGGGTGGGCATCACCCCGCTTCTTCCTATGTATAAATGCCTAGCGTGGTCCGAGAGGAACACGGTATTGATACAATGCAGTCCAAATTCTGCCACTGTTCCATTCAAAGAAGAAATAGAAGCCATAAAAAGTCCCAACGTCCACCATTTAACTGGCTACAGTGAACCGTTGCCAGGGGATGATATTAGTGATCCTGACCTATTTACAGGATTTTTGACCAGATCCATTCTGGAAAACTTTCGTCCTGATGGGGATTTGGAGGTTTACTTCTGTGGACCAAAGAAATTTATGCAATTGGTGACTCAATTGCTTGATGAAATGAATATCCAAGAAAAACGTAGGTACTTTGAATTCTTTGGCCCAGCAGAAACGCTCCGCAATTTGGAAAGGATTTCGTAA
- a CDS encoding IS4 family transposase codes for MGKSSNFSGQPIFNQLIKFIDKGEVREIARRHNAERYVKKFTTYNHLIVMLFVAFEGYHSIRETLVGLLANAHRLAHLGLNYVVRRSTLSEANKRRVSDVFADIYMSVYQRHGDSLTDSRLKDADMKRLYIMDSTTISLFKDILKGVGRNPKTGKKKGGIKAHTIIRASDHVPYLVRYSAAVRHDHTFLNEVFNLPGGSIITFDKGYVDYGKYEVLTESGIWYVTRLKDNAVYQARKEFNIPDRADSGVLKDEEIILRYGKNKQQEHRSRRIAYWDSKSERPFEFITNNFEMAAEKIALIYKRRWQIELLFKQLKQNFPLKYFLGDNENAIEIQIWSAMLANLLLTLIKSQVKRKWAFSNLVSLVRQQLMNYISLYRFLEDPEGSWRAIIQEDILKNQNTLFPEMRGACP; via the coding sequence ATGGGCAAAAGTAGTAATTTTAGCGGACAGCCGATATTCAATCAGTTAATAAAGTTCATTGACAAGGGGGAGGTAAGGGAGATAGCCCGCAGGCATAATGCGGAGCGTTATGTGAAGAAGTTCACGACTTATAACCACTTGATAGTAATGCTGTTTGTAGCATTTGAGGGCTATCATTCCATTCGTGAGACACTTGTCGGTTTGTTGGCCAATGCCCATAGATTGGCCCATTTGGGTCTGAACTATGTGGTAAGGCGGAGTACGTTATCAGAAGCCAACAAACGACGTGTGAGCGATGTGTTCGCCGATATATACATGAGTGTGTACCAAAGGCATGGTGACAGTTTAACGGACAGCCGGTTGAAGGATGCTGATATGAAGAGGCTCTATATTATGGATTCTACCACCATTAGTCTGTTCAAGGATATTCTCAAGGGAGTAGGCAGGAACCCGAAAACGGGCAAAAAGAAAGGAGGTATTAAGGCCCACACCATCATCAGGGCGAGTGACCATGTTCCTTATCTTGTCCGTTACAGTGCGGCTGTCCGACATGACCATACCTTCCTGAATGAGGTTTTCAACCTGCCCGGGGGCTCTATCATCACTTTTGATAAGGGATATGTGGATTATGGAAAATATGAGGTCCTGACCGAAAGCGGGATATGGTATGTGACCAGGTTAAAAGACAATGCTGTCTATCAGGCCCGAAAGGAGTTTAATATTCCTGATCGGGCAGATTCCGGAGTACTCAAGGATGAAGAAATCATCTTACGATATGGCAAGAACAAGCAACAGGAGCACCGTTCCAGGAGAATAGCCTATTGGGACAGCAAAAGTGAACGCCCGTTTGAGTTCATTACCAATAATTTTGAGATGGCAGCAGAGAAGATAGCACTCATCTATAAAAGACGCTGGCAGATAGAGCTATTATTCAAACAGCTTAAGCAGAACTTCCCTTTAAAGTACTTCTTGGGCGACAATGAAAATGCCATAGAAATACAGATATGGTCGGCCATGTTGGCCAATCTCCTTTTGACCTTGATCAAAAGCCAGGTCAAAAGGAAATGGGCTTTCTCCAACTTGGTATCCCTGGTCAGACAGCAATTAATGAATTATATCAGCTTGTATAGGTTCCTGGAGGATCCGGAAGGAAGCTGGAGAGCCATCATACAAGAAGATATTTTGAAAAATCAAAACACACTGTTCCCTGAGATGAGGGGGGCTTGCCCCTGA
- a CDS encoding SusC/RagA family TonB-linked outer membrane protein yields MKKFSKIKKTKNPGIIPVLIGMMFIPLFGTSVMASTPASSIAYDIEEQEVSGKIISKSDGSPLPGVTVLEKGTTNGTVSEIDGTYEIEVEGPNSVLIFSFVGFDPIEIPVGNQSIIDVSMSETATDMSEVVVTALGIKRDQRSLGYDVSNVEGEELTQVSQENVLSSLSGRMPGVTINQTSGPGSSMSMVIRGATSLTTDNQPLFVVDGVPMSNSMNNVSENGNGNQVDYGNAISDINPDDIENISVLKGPSAAALYGTRAGNGVVIITTKSGKSGEKMGISFSTSNVFERPTRLLDFHYKYANGNREGVFNDGSAYWGGPALDVGNTAIQWNSPLDENGDPTPLELNAYPNAMKDFMQTGVTSTNNIAVDGGNDKTTYRVSYSNMLHKGMIPNSDLFRNSYSTSLSYKITEQLTFTSNFNYTNSKSNDRPSTGDRRANPLEAVYSSSYVDYSLMSDIWVPGQEGVQQMRTPSGDNPYFIAYGIQNGFDRDRIYGNVALDFQFTENFNIRARYSLDRSNQHTETKIPYSYSRMAKGGYYTSNNLTQESNTDILVSWNDDFGKMDIDASVGGNIMHRFGRSTNVGVGGDRNNGLVIPGIYNVQNIPADNRSMSQGFSEKAIYSIYGLASFGYDDQLYLDLTARNDWSSTLPRDNRSYFYPSASLSWLANYTLGMTDKIDMFKLRFGWAQVGNDTGPYELLPNLSTGLYNSINTASMPSGLLNPDLKPEQATSYEGGIDVHMFNNKIRFSGTLYQIDNRNQIFSVNLPSSSGYSGRLINAGLIRSRGLELALGSTIINKPGFTWDVDINWSRNRTSVVELTEGLDRITLWSENGGGAITFVGEEIGNMYSSSYAEVKDPNSPYYRWPVLSNSGEWQELSGTENLKKVGNFNPDFQMGMQTTLNIKNFVIGASLDWRQGGEFMSFTYRYGESDWKSQRQLDNLTPGSLYPDEELIAMMKENPEEYIIPTSGNYPRVGGHTAETGGYYVDENGSDGAFIPGVIQTAGQDTPDDYSDDEYEEHLGGEGTNIYPITNTYPWDYNEQVTFDASFIKLRELSIGYRIPNLGKFRNATFSIYTRNLMLWTKSDIGIDPERAFWASGGTQGNTSSQFRQGIERQNVMPWSFPIGFKLNFNL; encoded by the coding sequence ATGAAAAAATTCTCCAAAATCAAAAAAACTAAAAACCCGGGAATCATCCCGGTACTTATTGGAATGATGTTTATCCCATTATTTGGGACTTCAGTCATGGCTTCCACGCCAGCCAGTTCGATTGCTTACGATATCGAAGAACAAGAGGTAAGCGGTAAAATTATTTCAAAAAGTGATGGTAGTCCTTTACCGGGTGTAACCGTCCTAGAGAAAGGAACCACAAATGGTACGGTTTCAGAGATCGATGGTACTTATGAGATAGAGGTAGAAGGCCCAAACTCAGTACTCATTTTCTCTTTTGTGGGGTTTGACCCTATAGAAATCCCTGTAGGAAATCAATCCATCATAGATGTCTCCATGTCTGAAACAGCCACAGACATGTCTGAGGTAGTCGTGACAGCCTTGGGGATCAAACGGGATCAGCGATCTCTTGGATATGATGTTTCCAATGTGGAAGGCGAAGAATTAACGCAAGTTTCTCAAGAAAACGTCTTGAGTTCCCTTTCTGGAAGGATGCCGGGAGTAACCATCAATCAAACCAGTGGACCCGGATCATCGATGAGCATGGTCATCCGAGGAGCCACCTCCCTGACCACGGATAACCAACCGCTTTTTGTGGTAGATGGTGTGCCGATGTCCAATTCTATGAATAATGTAAGCGAAAATGGAAATGGAAACCAGGTAGATTATGGTAATGCCATTTCAGATATCAACCCCGATGATATCGAAAACATTTCTGTACTGAAAGGGCCAAGTGCAGCGGCTTTATATGGAACGAGAGCGGGTAACGGTGTGGTGATTATCACTACCAAATCAGGAAAATCTGGTGAAAAAATGGGTATATCATTTTCAACAAGTAATGTGTTTGAGCGCCCCACACGGCTTTTGGACTTTCACTACAAATATGCAAATGGCAACCGAGAGGGCGTATTCAACGATGGTTCGGCCTATTGGGGTGGTCCGGCACTGGATGTAGGCAATACCGCCATACAATGGAACAGCCCTTTGGATGAAAATGGTGATCCCACTCCTTTGGAATTAAACGCTTACCCTAATGCCATGAAAGATTTCATGCAGACGGGAGTGACTTCTACCAATAATATCGCTGTGGACGGAGGAAATGACAAAACAACATACAGGGTATCTTATTCCAATATGCTTCACAAAGGAATGATTCCCAATTCAGACCTTTTCAGAAACAGTTACTCAACTTCTTTAAGCTATAAGATTACCGAGCAATTGACGTTTACGTCCAATTTTAACTATACCAACAGTAAATCCAATGATCGTCCAAGCACGGGAGATAGAAGAGCCAATCCCTTAGAAGCGGTTTATTCCTCTTCCTATGTGGATTATAGTTTGATGAGTGATATCTGGGTACCCGGGCAAGAAGGGGTTCAGCAGATGAGGACACCATCAGGAGATAATCCATACTTTATTGCCTACGGTATTCAGAATGGCTTTGATCGAGATAGGATTTATGGTAACGTGGCCTTGGACTTCCAGTTTACAGAAAATTTCAATATCAGGGCCAGGTATTCCTTGGATAGGTCCAACCAGCATACGGAAACCAAGATTCCTTACAGCTACAGCAGGATGGCCAAGGGAGGATATTATACCTCTAATAATTTAACGCAGGAGTCCAATACGGATATCCTAGTCTCTTGGAATGACGATTTTGGTAAAATGGACATAGACGCATCGGTCGGTGGAAATATAATGCATCGATTTGGCCGCAGTACCAATGTGGGAGTTGGCGGGGACAGAAACAACGGATTGGTAATTCCTGGCATTTATAATGTTCAGAACATTCCTGCCGATAACCGCTCCATGAGCCAAGGGTTTAGCGAAAAAGCCATTTATTCCATTTATGGTTTGGCTTCTTTTGGTTATGATGACCAATTATACCTCGACCTAACAGCAAGAAATGACTGGTCTTCTACTTTGCCCCGGGACAACAGGTCCTACTTTTATCCATCGGCATCCTTAAGCTGGCTGGCCAATTATACCCTTGGGATGACAGATAAAATTGACATGTTCAAGTTAAGGTTTGGCTGGGCGCAGGTCGGAAATGACACAGGTCCTTACGAACTCCTTCCCAACCTTTCCACAGGACTTTACAACTCCATCAACACAGCGAGTATGCCTTCGGGTTTATTAAATCCAGATTTGAAACCAGAACAGGCTACCTCATACGAAGGGGGGATCGACGTGCACATGTTCAATAACAAGATTCGGTTTTCGGGTACACTCTATCAAATAGACAATCGAAACCAGATTTTCTCTGTAAACCTTCCATCCTCTTCTGGATATTCGGGGCGATTGATCAATGCAGGCCTGATCCGGAGTAGAGGGTTGGAGCTTGCCCTAGGTAGTACTATCATAAATAAGCCAGGTTTTACCTGGGATGTCGATATCAATTGGAGTAGAAATAGGACTTCCGTGGTAGAGCTTACCGAAGGCTTGGACAGAATTACACTCTGGTCTGAAAATGGTGGTGGAGCGATCACCTTTGTCGGAGAAGAAATAGGAAACATGTACAGCTCAAGCTATGCAGAGGTAAAAGACCCAAATTCTCCCTACTATAGATGGCCTGTTCTTTCCAATTCCGGAGAATGGCAGGAGCTTTCCGGTACGGAGAATTTGAAAAAAGTAGGCAATTTCAATCCTGACTTTCAGATGGGCATGCAAACCACCTTGAATATCAAGAACTTTGTGATCGGCGCCAGTTTGGACTGGAGACAAGGGGGAGAATTTATGTCATTTACCTATAGATATGGTGAGTCTGACTGGAAATCCCAAAGACAGTTGGATAACCTGACCCCTGGCAGTCTTTATCCAGACGAGGAGTTAATCGCTATGATGAAGGAAAACCCCGAGGAATACATCATACCTACTTCGGGAAATTATCCTAGAGTGGGTGGACATACCGCTGAAACAGGCGGATATTATGTAGATGAAAATGGCAGTGATGGTGCTTTCATCCCTGGTGTTATCCAAACTGCAGGTCAGGATACTCCTGATGATTATAGTGATGATGAGTACGAGGAGCACCTGGGTGGAGAAGGAACCAATATCTACCCCATCACCAACACCTATCCCTGGGATTATAATGAACAAGTCACTTTTGATGCTTCATTTATCAAATTGAGAGAGTTGAGTATTGGTTATAGAATTCCAAACTTAGGGAAATTCAGAAATGCTACTTTCTCCATTTATACCAGAAACCTCATGCTGTGGACAAAATCTGATATTGGAATCGATCCAGAGAGAGCTTTTTGGGCAAGCGGAGGAACACAAGGCAATACTTCTTCTCAATTTCGCCAGGGAATCGAGCGTCAGAATGTGATGCCTTGGAGTTTCCCCATTGGGTTCAAATTGAATTTTAATCTATAA